The proteins below are encoded in one region of Pseudomonas putida NBRC 14164:
- the fliS gene encoding flagellar export chaperone FliS, protein MNPMRALRQYQKVNSHAQISEATPHRLVQMLMEGGLDRMAQAKGAMARGDIAEKGLMLGKAIDIIIGLRDGLQPEKSENPETVEKLDALYVYMTNRLMQANVDNDAGIIDEVAQLLITVKSGWDGIADAQPAS, encoded by the coding sequence ATGAATCCCATGAGAGCCCTTCGTCAGTACCAGAAGGTCAATTCCCATGCCCAGATTTCCGAAGCCACGCCGCACCGCCTGGTGCAGATGCTGATGGAAGGTGGCCTCGATCGCATGGCCCAGGCCAAGGGTGCCATGGCGCGGGGCGACATCGCGGAAAAGGGCCTGATGCTCGGCAAGGCGATCGACATCATCATCGGCCTTCGCGACGGCCTGCAGCCCGAAAAAAGTGAAAACCCGGAGACTGTCGAGAAGCTCGACGCGCTATATGTCTACATGACTAACCGGCTTATGCAGGCCAATGTCGACAACGATGCCGGCATTATCGACGAAGTTGCCCAGCTGCTGATTACCGTGAAAAGCGGTTGGGACGGCATTGCCGACGCCCAGCCTGCCAGCTGA
- a CDS encoding flagellar protein FlaG, which yields MDMSVKLSQVYPSVLPQAPVADRDRDPAVPAKVQDAAAPDNQPHSREDLEKAVGEIRDFVQSSQRQLDFSIDDSTGRVVVKVIATQSGEVIRQLPSETALKLAQSLSEASSLLFDDQA from the coding sequence ATGGACATGAGTGTCAAGCTGAGCCAGGTGTATCCGTCGGTGTTACCCCAGGCGCCAGTCGCTGATCGGGATCGGGACCCGGCAGTGCCTGCCAAGGTGCAGGACGCTGCGGCCCCCGATAACCAGCCGCACTCGCGCGAAGACCTGGAAAAAGCGGTTGGCGAGATCCGTGATTTCGTCCAGTCAAGCCAGCGTCAGCTGGATTTTTCCATTGATGATTCCACTGGTCGGGTCGTGGTCAAGGTAATTGCCACCCAGTCCGGTGAGGTGATCCGGCAGCTTCCGTCGGAAACTGCGCTGAAATTGGCGCAGAGCCTCAGTGAAGCCAGCAGCCTGCTGTTCGATGATCAGGCATAG
- the fleQ gene encoding transcriptional regulator FleQ, whose translation MWRETKILLIDDDSARRRDLAVVLNFLGEENLACSSHDWQQAVESLSSSREILCVLIGSVDAPGNLLGLVKTVAGWDEFLPVLLLGEISSAEFPEDLRRRVLSNLEMPPSYSQLLDSLHRAQVYREMYDQARERGRQREPNLFRSLVGTSRAIQHVRQMMQQVADTDASVLILGESGTGKEVVARNLHYHSKRREAPFVPVNCGAIPAELLESELFGHEKGAFTGAITSRAGRFELANGGTLFLDEIGDMPLPMQVKLLRVLQERTFERVGSNKTQSIDVRIIAATHKNLETMIEDGTFREDLYYRLNVFPIEMAPLRERVEDIPLLMNELISRMEHEKRGSIRFNSASIMSLCRHGWPGNVRELANLVERMAIMHPYGVIGVSELPKKFRYVDDEDEQMVDSLRSDLEERVAINGHTPNFSNPAMLPPEGLDLKDYLGSLEQGLIQQALDDANGIVARAAERLRIRRTTLVEKMRKYGMSRQGGEDQAED comes from the coding sequence ATGTGGCGTGAAACCAAGATTCTGCTGATCGATGACGACAGCGCGCGCCGCCGCGATCTGGCGGTGGTGCTGAATTTCCTCGGTGAAGAAAACCTCGCTTGCTCGAGCCATGACTGGCAGCAAGCGGTCGAGTCGTTGTCTTCGAGCCGTGAAATATTGTGCGTGCTCATCGGCAGCGTAGACGCTCCGGGCAATCTCCTTGGGCTCGTTAAGACAGTGGCCGGGTGGGATGAGTTCCTTCCGGTGCTGCTATTAGGTGAAATTTCTTCTGCGGAGTTCCCGGAAGACCTTCGCCGCCGGGTGCTTTCCAACCTGGAAATGCCACCAAGCTACAGCCAGTTGCTGGATTCACTGCACCGTGCCCAGGTCTATCGCGAGATGTACGACCAGGCGCGCGAGCGCGGCCGTCAGCGCGAGCCTAACCTGTTCCGCAGCCTGGTCGGCACCAGCCGTGCCATCCAGCACGTGCGGCAGATGATGCAGCAGGTGGCCGATACCGACGCCAGCGTGCTGATCCTGGGTGAGTCGGGCACCGGCAAGGAGGTGGTGGCGCGCAACCTGCACTACCATTCCAAGCGCCGCGAAGCGCCGTTTGTACCCGTCAACTGTGGCGCGATCCCGGCCGAGCTGCTGGAAAGCGAACTGTTCGGCCACGAGAAAGGTGCCTTTACCGGGGCGATCACCAGCCGCGCCGGGCGTTTCGAGCTGGCCAATGGCGGTACGCTGTTCCTCGACGAAATTGGCGACATGCCGTTGCCGATGCAGGTCAAGCTGCTGCGTGTGCTGCAGGAGCGTACCTTCGAGCGTGTGGGTAGCAACAAGACCCAGAGCATCGACGTGCGCATCATCGCCGCAACGCACAAGAACCTCGAAACCATGATCGAGGACGGCACCTTCCGCGAAGACCTGTACTACCGCCTGAACGTATTCCCCATCGAGATGGCGCCGCTGCGTGAGCGGGTGGAAGATATTCCGTTGCTGATGAACGAGCTTATCTCGCGCATGGAGCACGAGAAGCGCGGCTCCATTCGCTTCAACTCGGCGTCGATAATGTCGTTGTGCCGCCACGGCTGGCCGGGCAACGTGCGCGAGCTGGCCAACCTTGTCGAGCGCATGGCGATCATGCACCCGTACGGGGTGATTGGCGTGTCCGAGCTGCCGAAGAAATTCCGCTACGTCGATGACGAAGACGAGCAGATGGTCGACAGTCTGCGCAGCGATCTGGAAGAACGCGTGGCCATCAACGGCCACACGCCAAACTTCAGCAACCCTGCGATGCTGCCACCTGAAGGCCTGGACCTGAAGGACTACCTCGGTAGCCTGGAGCAGGGCCTGATCCAGCAGGCGCTGGACGATGCCAACGGTATCGTTGCCCGCGCGGCTGAACGTTTGCGTATTCGCCGTACCACCCTGGTCGAGAAGATGCGCAAGTACGGCATGAGCCGCCAAGGTGGCGAGGACCAGGCGGAGGATTGA
- a CDS encoding flagellin N-terminal helical domain-containing protein, which yields MALTVNTNIASITTQGNLTKASNAQTTSMQRLSSGLRINSAKDDAAGLQIANRLTSQINGLGQAVKNANDGISIAQTAEGAMQASTDILQKMRTLALSSATGSLSNDDRKSNNDEYQALTAELNRISETTTFGGQKLLDGSYGTKAIQVGANANETINLALDNVSAKSIGSQQIKSGTIAPSASGVAAADLVVTGNGQSKTVSYDAGSSAKDIAAKLNGSIGGLTASASTEVKLAVASGAAATPANFDLTVGGSTVSFIGVTDTASLADQLKSNAAKLGISVNYDESTKSLSVKSDTGENLAFTSKAGADAISVGARDGNGDFPGTLTTLSATVNDKSTVTGQISLDSAKGYSVANGATGTGATDLFGAASKSSAKTTIADTDVTEAVNAQNALAVIDKAIGSIDSVRSGLGATQNRLQTTVDNLQNIQKNSTAARSTVQDVDFASETAELTKQQTLQQASTAILSQANQLPSSVLKLLQ from the coding sequence ATGGCTTTAACTGTAAACACCAACATTGCGTCGATCACTACTCAGGGCAACCTGACCAAGGCTAGCAACGCTCAGACCACTTCGATGCAGCGTCTGTCCTCGGGTCTGCGTATCAACAGCGCTAAAGACGACGCTGCCGGCCTGCAGATCGCCAACCGTCTGACCAGCCAGATCAATGGCCTGGGCCAGGCTGTCAAGAACGCCAACGACGGTATCTCGATCGCTCAGACCGCTGAAGGTGCAATGCAGGCTTCGACCGACATCCTGCAAAAAATGCGTACCCTGGCCCTGTCCTCGGCTACTGGCTCGCTGAGCAACGACGACCGTAAGTCGAACAACGACGAATACCAGGCTCTGACCGCTGAGCTGAACCGTATCTCGGAAACCACCACCTTCGGTGGCCAGAAGCTGCTGGACGGTTCGTACGGCACCAAGGCCATCCAGGTCGGCGCCAACGCCAACGAAACCATCAACCTGGCGCTGGACAACGTTTCGGCCAAGAGCATCGGCTCGCAGCAGATCAAGTCGGGCACTATCGCGCCTAGCGCCAGCGGTGTGGCCGCAGCTGATCTGGTTGTCACTGGCAACGGTCAGAGCAAAACCGTCAGCTATGATGCGGGCTCCTCGGCCAAAGACATCGCTGCCAAACTCAATGGCTCCATCGGTGGCCTGACTGCTTCTGCCAGCACCGAAGTCAAACTGGCTGTTGCCAGTGGCGCTGCAGCTACTCCAGCCAACTTTGACCTGACTGTAGGCGGTAGCACCGTCAGCTTCATCGGTGTTACTGACACCGCAAGCCTGGCTGATCAGCTGAAGTCCAACGCCGCCAAGCTGGGTATCAGCGTTAACTACGACGAATCGACCAAGAGCCTGTCGGTGAAGTCGGACACTGGCGAGAACCTGGCCTTCACCTCCAAGGCCGGCGCAGACGCCATCTCGGTGGGTGCACGCGACGGCAACGGTGATTTCCCAGGTACTCTGACCACGCTTTCCGCTACCGTTAACGACAAATCGACCGTTACTGGCCAGATTTCTCTGGACTCTGCCAAAGGTTACTCGGTAGCTAACGGCGCCACCGGTACTGGCGCTACCGACCTGTTCGGTGCAGCTTCCAAGTCCTCGGCCAAGACCACCATCGCCGATACCGATGTTACCGAGGCCGTCAACGCCCAGAACGCCCTGGCCGTTATCGACAAGGCCATCGGTTCGATCGACAGCGTCCGTTCGGGCCTGGGTGCTACCCAGAACCGTCTGCAAACCACCGTCGACAACCTGCAGAACATCCAGAAGAACTCCACCGCTGCCCGCTCCACCGTGCAGGACGTGGACTTCGCTTCGGAAACTGCCGAGCTGACCAAGCAGCAGACTCTGCAGCAGGCTTCGACTGCGATCCTGTCGCAGGCTAACCAGCTGCCATCTTCGGTCCTGAAACTGCTCCAGTAA
- a CDS encoding ketoacyl-ACP synthase III, translating to MIGIKSIASYVPTAGLDNYVQGAKFGKDEEFMFGKIGASFLPRKAEEQETSDLCVEAARALFASNPDLDPQSIDALIVVTQNGDEEGLPHTAAIVQSKLGLSTRVAAFDVSLGCSGYVYGLYAIKGFMEAAGLKNGLLITADPYSKIVDPEDRNTTMLFGDAATATWMGEDAVWNLGQARFGTDGSGAEHLKVTDGKFFMNGRQVFNFALVKVPAHLHELLDASGLKSSDIDAFCIHQGSAAIVDAVARRFEEQHPEKFVKDMLETGNTVSSSVPLLLQKHMLDGSWKRVAISGFGVGLSWGSAILYRD from the coding sequence ATGATTGGCATCAAAAGCATTGCGAGTTACGTGCCTACCGCTGGCCTGGACAACTACGTCCAGGGTGCGAAGTTCGGCAAGGACGAAGAGTTCATGTTCGGCAAGATCGGCGCGTCGTTCCTGCCGCGCAAGGCCGAAGAGCAGGAAACTTCCGACCTGTGCGTAGAAGCCGCCCGGGCCCTGTTTGCCAGCAACCCTGACCTTGATCCGCAGTCGATCGATGCGCTGATCGTGGTCACCCAGAACGGTGACGAAGAAGGCTTGCCGCACACCGCAGCCATCGTCCAGAGCAAGCTCGGCCTGTCTACCCGCGTGGCGGCGTTCGATGTGTCGCTGGGTTGCTCCGGTTATGTGTATGGCCTGTACGCGATCAAAGGCTTCATGGAAGCGGCAGGGCTGAAAAACGGCCTGCTGATCACGGCCGACCCGTATTCGAAGATCGTCGACCCGGAAGACCGCAACACCACCATGCTGTTCGGCGATGCCGCCACAGCCACCTGGATGGGTGAAGACGCGGTCTGGAACCTGGGCCAGGCGCGTTTTGGCACTGACGGCTCCGGTGCCGAGCACCTGAAAGTAACTGACGGCAAGTTCTTCATGAACGGCCGCCAAGTGTTCAACTTCGCCCTGGTCAAGGTGCCGGCGCACCTGCACGAGCTGCTGGATGCCAGTGGCCTGAAGTCTTCGGATATCGACGCGTTCTGCATCCACCAGGGCAGTGCGGCGATTGTCGACGCCGTGGCGCGGCGCTTCGAAGAGCAGCACCCGGAGAAGTTCGTCAAGGACATGCTGGAAACCGGCAATACCGTGTCCTCCAGTGTGCCGCTGCTGCTGCAGAAGCACATGCTCGACGGCAGCTGGAAGCGCGTGGCGATCAGCGGCTTTGGCGTAGGCCTGTCGTGGGGCTCGGCCATCCTGTACCGCGACTGA
- the fliD gene encoding flagellar filament capping protein FliD, with amino-acid sequence MAGTTVSGIGSGIDTQAIVDSLVAAQKAPKQAQINTQTLKATTTLSSIGKIQSALDAFRGALTNMTDTNSFGGLSLKSSDEKVATVTMGTGAANGSFKLIVDKLATASKVSTKVYANGAGSVVNATGSPTTLTMTQNGKAYDLSVPAGATLQQVRDSINSQFSTAGLSANVLTDATGSRLIITSTKMGDGSDITLSGNSGIDTGYTVVDPPADAEYTLDGIAMKSKTNDITDAVSGLNIKLVGTSPKNATSGEVTATVLSLTTSSTTLKSGLKGFIDTYNALLKVMNAETKVTKNADGTMTSAALTGDATMRTLMSSIREELNAVSGNGTLKSLAAFGVTSAQDGGALSLDDKKWDKVASTNAADLTSIFNGKDGLLARLQKVTEPFAKASTGTLAERSKVLSESLTKLKSEQDTLDTRMEALQKSLQDKYNNMDTLVTQLRQQQSSVLSTLNALNKSSSDD; translated from the coding sequence ATGGCAGGTACAACAGTCAGCGGTATTGGCTCGGGCATTGATACCCAGGCGATCGTCGATTCCCTGGTGGCCGCGCAGAAGGCGCCGAAGCAGGCGCAGATCAATACCCAAACGCTGAAGGCAACCACCACGTTGTCCTCTATCGGCAAGATTCAGTCGGCGCTGGATGCCTTCCGCGGCGCCTTGACCAACATGACCGACACCAACAGTTTCGGTGGCCTTAGCCTGAAGTCTTCGGATGAGAAGGTGGCCACCGTCACCATGGGTACCGGGGCTGCCAACGGTTCGTTCAAGTTGATTGTCGACAAGCTGGCGACTGCGTCGAAGGTGTCAACGAAGGTCTACGCAAATGGCGCCGGCTCTGTAGTCAACGCCACTGGCAGTCCGACCACGTTGACCATGACCCAGAATGGCAAGGCCTACGATTTGAGCGTTCCTGCCGGCGCAACGCTGCAGCAGGTGCGCGATAGCATCAACAGCCAGTTCAGTACAGCAGGCCTGAGTGCCAACGTACTGACCGACGCCACGGGTTCGCGTCTGATCATCACCTCGACCAAGATGGGTGACGGCTCCGACATCACCCTTTCGGGCAATTCGGGCATTGATACTGGCTATACCGTTGTCGATCCGCCGGCGGACGCTGAGTACACGCTGGACGGCATTGCCATGAAGTCCAAGACCAACGACATCACCGATGCCGTCAGTGGTCTCAACATCAAGCTGGTGGGTACGTCGCCTAAAAACGCGACAAGTGGCGAGGTAACAGCGACGGTACTTTCGCTGACTACCAGCTCTACTACGTTGAAGTCGGGCCTCAAGGGTTTCATTGATACCTACAACGCCCTGCTCAAAGTCATGAATGCTGAAACCAAGGTCACCAAAAACGCTGATGGCACCATGACGTCTGCGGCGCTGACCGGTGATGCCACGATGCGTACGTTGATGTCCTCCATTCGTGAGGAGCTCAATGCGGTGTCGGGCAACGGCACCTTGAAATCGCTCGCTGCGTTTGGTGTCACTTCTGCCCAGGATGGCGGTGCGCTGAGCCTGGATGACAAGAAATGGGACAAGGTTGCCTCCACCAATGCGGCGGACCTGACCAGCATCTTCAATGGCAAGGATGGCCTGCTGGCGCGCCTGCAAAAGGTGACCGAGCCGTTTGCCAAAGCCAGTACCGGTACCCTGGCCGAGCGCTCCAAGGTCCTGAGTGAAAGCCTGACCAAGCTCAAGAGCGAGCAGGATACCCTGGACACCCGGATGGAAGCCCTGCAGAAGAGCCTGCAGGACAAGTACAACAACATGGATACCTTGGTCACCCAGCTGCGCCAACAGCAGAGTTCCGTGCTGAGTACGCTAAACGCGCTGAACAAGTCGAGCAGTGACGATTAA